In Arsenophonus sp. aPb, one DNA window encodes the following:
- the cyoA gene encoding cytochrome o ubiquinol oxidase subunit II gives MRLIKYKGSIGVISLLAIVCLLTGCDMVLMDPKGAIGIEQRKLILTALGLMLIVVIPVIFMAIIFARKYRASNKQATYRPDWAHSNKIELVCWTVPIIIIIILAVITWKTTHQLDPYKPLESDKKPITIQVISTDWKWIFVYPEENIATVNEIAIPVGVPINFKVTAESVMNSFFIPALGGQIYAMAGMQTKLHLIANEPGTYKGFSSSYSGHGFSDMKFNVIATPDMASFDKWVQQVKASPKTLDSMATFNQLAKPSHNVPVTYFSSVKPNLYEELILKFGHEHHINHANKTVHEMSGNQLMHMNHSAHVDAKE, from the coding sequence ATGAGACTTATAAAATATAAAGGAAGTATTGGAGTCATCTCACTGCTTGCTATTGTTTGCCTGCTAACTGGTTGCGATATGGTATTAATGGATCCTAAGGGCGCCATTGGTATTGAGCAAAGAAAACTAATACTGACTGCGCTTGGTTTAATGTTAATTGTTGTCATTCCGGTCATTTTTATGGCGATTATCTTCGCCAGAAAATATCGAGCAAGCAACAAACAAGCAACCTACCGGCCAGACTGGGCTCACTCAAATAAAATCGAGTTAGTTTGCTGGACAGTTCCTATCATCATCATCATCATTCTTGCCGTAATCACCTGGAAAACCACCCATCAATTGGATCCCTATAAACCATTAGAAAGCGATAAAAAACCTATTACCATTCAGGTCATTTCAACCGATTGGAAATGGATATTTGTCTACCCAGAAGAAAATATTGCTACCGTTAATGAAATCGCGATTCCTGTCGGTGTGCCAATCAACTTTAAAGTGACAGCTGAGTCAGTGATGAATTCCTTTTTTATTCCCGCACTGGGTGGCCAAATTTATGCGATGGCCGGTATGCAAACGAAGCTTCACTTAATTGCTAATGAACCTGGTACCTATAAAGGCTTTTCATCAAGTTATAGCGGGCATGGTTTTTCAGACATGAAATTTAATGTTATTGCAACGCCTGATATGGCAAGCTTTGACAAATGGGTACAACAAGTAAAAGCATCCCCCAAAACGCTAGATAGCATGGCGACATTTAACCAATTGGCTAAACCTAGCCACAATGTTCCTGTTACCTATTTTTCAAGCGTAAAACCAAATCTCTATGAAGAACTGATATTAAAATTCGGCCATGAACATCATATCAATCATGCTAACAAAACCGTACATGAAATGTCTGGCAATCAATTAATGCATATGAACCATTCTGCTCATGTCGATGCTAAGGAATAA